Proteins from a genomic interval of Deltaproteobacteria bacterium:
- a CDS encoding DNA repair protein RadA, protein MSRDKDGKTVYVCQSCGQTSAKWLGRCPGCGEWHTLVEETADSLVRKGRCIYSVSQSAPIPLPEVSADVDETRIFIGMKEMDRVLGGGLVPGSLVLLAGEPGIGKSTLLLQILCRLAFDQKKVLYVSGEESLSQIRMRSERLQKIPEGLWVACESELDRIIDIVEEQDPSVLAVDSIQTLFCSEISSAPGSVAQVREAAARLMQLARLKGVPTILVGHVTKEGAIAGPRVLEHLVDTVLYFEGDRSHTFRLLRTVKNRYGPTHEIGVFEMTEAGLRQVPNPSEIFLGQRPKAVPGSIVVPCMEGTRPILVEIQALVSPSHLAMPRRTSTGIDSNRLALLIAVAERHLGVALYDRDIFINVAGGLKVSEPASELAVITAMVSSLKEVPLDLDTAVFGEVGLTGEVRAVGRAELRLNEAARLGLKRCIIPWAGSDRLTLSGGLDIIPVKRIDEAVAAISEVP, encoded by the coding sequence TTGAGCAGAGATAAGGACGGCAAAACAGTCTATGTGTGCCAGTCATGCGGCCAGACCTCGGCCAAGTGGCTCGGCCGTTGTCCCGGGTGCGGAGAATGGCATACACTGGTGGAAGAAACCGCGGACAGCCTTGTTAGAAAAGGCCGATGCATTTATTCCGTGAGTCAATCTGCTCCTATACCCTTGCCGGAAGTGTCTGCAGATGTTGATGAGACCAGAATCTTTATAGGAATGAAAGAAATGGACAGGGTGCTCGGCGGAGGGCTGGTACCCGGCAGTCTGGTGCTGTTGGCCGGAGAGCCGGGTATAGGTAAATCTACATTGCTCCTGCAGATACTCTGCCGCCTGGCCTTTGATCAAAAAAAGGTCTTATATGTCAGTGGGGAGGAATCCCTGTCTCAGATCAGAATGAGGTCTGAGCGGTTGCAAAAGATCCCGGAAGGCCTATGGGTTGCGTGTGAGTCGGAACTCGATCGGATTATTGACATTGTGGAGGAACAGGATCCTTCCGTCCTGGCCGTGGATTCCATACAGACCCTGTTCTGCAGCGAGATATCTTCGGCTCCTGGGAGCGTAGCCCAGGTCCGGGAGGCTGCCGCACGGCTCATGCAGCTTGCCAGGCTCAAGGGCGTCCCAACAATACTTGTGGGCCACGTAACAAAGGAAGGGGCCATAGCCGGTCCGCGGGTACTTGAACATCTGGTGGACACTGTATTGTATTTTGAAGGTGATCGCAGCCACACCTTCCGGCTTTTGAGGACTGTAAAAAACCGTTACGGTCCGACTCATGAAATAGGTGTCTTTGAGATGACTGAGGCCGGTCTGAGGCAAGTCCCCAATCCCTCTGAGATCTTCCTCGGCCAAAGGCCGAAAGCGGTCCCCGGATCCATAGTCGTTCCCTGCATGGAGGGTACCCGCCCAATCCTGGTGGAGATCCAGGCCCTTGTGAGCCCTTCACACCTGGCGATGCCGAGGCGGACATCAACCGGTATTGACAGTAATCGTCTGGCCTTGCTCATTGCGGTTGCGGAAAGGCATCTGGGCGTGGCCCTTTATGACCGGGACATATTCATAAATGTGGCGGGCGGGCTCAAGGTATCAGAGCCTGCAAGCGAACTCGCAGTAATAACGGCCATGGTCTCAAGCCTGAAGGAGGTCCCTCTGGATCTGGACACCGCCGTATTTGGAGAAGTTGGCCTCACCGGAGAGGTGAGGGCAGTTGGCAGGGCGGAACTGAGACTCAACGAGGCTGCACGTCTGGGGCTGAAGAGGTGCATTATTCCCTGGGCCGGATCTGACCGTCTCACGCTCTCGGGTGGCCTGGATATCATTCCGGTAAAAAGAATAGATGAGGCAGTAGCGGCAATATCTGAAGTCCCTTGA
- the trxA gene encoding thioredoxin, with translation MSEDKLIHVTDAEFESQVLKADMPVLVDFWAGWCGPCLAIAPTIQELAGEYDGKLIVAKMDVDKSPVTPGRYGIRAIPTLIIFKEGQVVEQITGAVGKAVIESAISKALS, from the coding sequence ATGTCCGAAGACAAATTGATACATGTGACAGACGCAGAGTTCGAATCCCAGGTCCTGAAAGCTGATATGCCTGTGCTGGTTGATTTCTGGGCGGGCTGGTGCGGACCATGCCTGGCCATTGCACCTACCATTCAAGAACTGGCCGGCGAATACGACGGAAAATTAATTGTAGCCAAGATGGACGTGGACAAGAGTCCGGTTACTCCCGGCAGGTATGGCATCAGGGCTATTCCCACCTTAATTATTTTCAAGGAGGGGCAGGTTGTAGAGCAGATTACCGGTGCAGTAGGGAAGGCTGTTATAGAATCCGCTATTAGTAAGGCATTGTCCTGA